A single genomic interval of Wolbachia endosymbiont of Diaphorina citri harbors:
- the aspS gene encoding aspartate--tRNA ligase, translating into MNCYKTHECNELRKNDVEKEVTLSGWLYRKRDHGNLIFVDLRDFHGITQLVFNNDKDFFDEISNLKSESVITVTGIVKARTEDTVNSSISTGEIEVIVSNLQVESEVEFHCDEEIAKEERSILASIAGEQEYPENMRFKYRFLNLRCEKVRNNIILRSQIISELRRLMIEQGFLDIQTPILTASSPEGARDYLVPSRLNPGKFYALPQAPQIFKQLLMVSGFDKYFQIAPCFRDEDARADRSPGEFYQLDLEMSFVTQEDIFQVIESTLYKVFAKFSRKSVDKDFPRITYKDAMLKYGSDKPDLRNPLLISDVTEIFRNSEFNIFKSNIERGMVVRAIPAPKTAEEPRSFFDKKIEHAQKELGAKGLGYITFDKDGIAKGPIAKFLDDNRLNSIKEITNVKPGDSVFFASDKENEAAIIAGKVRSLLGSQLGLIDDNIFKFCWVIDFPYFVYDDKSKKIDFFHNPFSMPHGGLKDLEDKDPLDILAYQYDLVCNGIELSSGAIRNNKLDIMYRAFAIAGYSKEEVDTKFGALVRAFRFGAPPHGGIAPGVDRMVMLLADEPNIREVICFPMNQQGEDVLMGAPSKVDDKHLRELSLKVIE; encoded by the coding sequence ATGAACTGTTATAAAACTCACGAGTGTAATGAATTAAGGAAGAATGATGTAGAAAAGGAAGTTACTCTCTCTGGGTGGCTGTACCGTAAACGTGACCATGGTAACCTAATCTTTGTTGATTTAAGAGATTTTCATGGGATTACTCAGTTGGTATTCAATAACGATAAAGATTTTTTTGATGAAATTTCGAATTTAAAATCAGAAAGTGTGATTACTGTCACAGGAATAGTCAAAGCTAGAACTGAAGATACGGTAAATAGCTCTATTTCCACAGGAGAAATTGAAGTTATAGTTAGTAATTTACAAGTTGAATCTGAAGTTGAGTTCCACTGTGATGAAGAAATAGCAAAAGAAGAAAGGAGTATATTAGCAAGTATCGCCGGTGAGCAAGAATACCCAGAAAACATGAGATTTAAATATCGTTTTCTTAATTTAAGATGTGAAAAGGTTCGTAATAACATTATTCTACGTTCACAGATCATTTCAGAGCTCAGGAGGCTTATGATAGAGCAAGGATTCTTAGATATTCAAACTCCCATACTTACTGCCTCTTCTCCTGAAGGAGCACGTGATTATTTAGTGCCAAGCAGACTAAATCCTGGTAAATTCTATGCATTACCACAAGCTCCACAGATTTTTAAGCAGTTGCTTATGGTTTCAGGGTTTGATAAATATTTTCAAATTGCACCTTGTTTTCGTGATGAGGACGCAAGGGCTGACCGTTCTCCTGGGGAGTTTTATCAGCTAGATCTTGAAATGTCTTTTGTAACTCAAGAAGATATATTTCAGGTTATTGAATCTACCTTATATAAAGTGTTTGCCAAATTTTCTCGCAAATCAGTTGATAAAGATTTTCCACGTATTACATACAAAGACGCAATGCTCAAATACGGTTCTGATAAACCAGATCTGCGCAATCCACTATTGATCAGCGATGTAACAGAAATTTTCCGTAATTCAGAGTTCAATATTTTCAAAAGCAATATTGAGCGAGGTATGGTAGTCAGAGCCATTCCTGCTCCCAAAACAGCGGAGGAACCACGTAGCTTTTTTGATAAAAAAATAGAACATGCGCAAAAAGAATTAGGTGCTAAAGGTCTTGGGTATATAACATTTGATAAGGACGGCATTGCAAAAGGACCAATTGCTAAATTTCTTGATGACAATAGGTTAAATTCTATAAAAGAAATAACAAATGTAAAGCCTGGAGATAGTGTATTTTTTGCTTCTGATAAGGAAAATGAAGCAGCAATAATTGCAGGGAAAGTTCGCTCTCTCTTAGGATCACAACTAGGTCTTATAGATGACAATATCTTTAAGTTTTGCTGGGTCATCGATTTTCCATATTTTGTATATGATGATAAAAGCAAAAAAATAGATTTCTTTCATAACCCATTTTCCATGCCACATGGTGGCTTGAAGGATTTAGAAGACAAAGATCCACTAGATATCCTTGCTTATCAATATGATCTCGTTTGCAATGGAATAGAGCTTTCAAGTGGGGCGATTCGTAATAACAAACTAGATATTATGTACAGAGCTTTTGCCATTGCAGGCTACAGTAAAGAGGAAGTTGATACAAAATTTGGCGCGCTTGTGCGTGCATTCAGGTTTGGAGCGCCACCTCATGGTGGAATAGCGCCAGGGGTTGATAGAATGGTTATGCTACTTGCAGATGAGCCGAATATTCGTGAAGTAATCTGTTTTCCTATGAATCAGCAAGGAGAAGATGTTCTAATGGGCGCTCCTTCTAAAGTAGATGATAAGCATTTACGTGAATTATCCTTGAAGGTTATTGAATAA
- the mgtE gene encoding magnesium transporter produces the protein MNIKTSSHYGLDKKAIDDLIESLDNQELENVRNIVKTIDSVQLAYFLSTSISDHREKLVNILDQHLLSDALVHVVPDLQVEIIEILGIENTAKLLMLLDVEDIVAIVKDLDRKSIENILNYLPNATQKLVEELLSYPEESAGRLIHKNMVIAPYYWTINQLMEFLRNYKKIPETFYQIFIINSKLEPIGSFNLNKVISHSGETIIKEIMSQDIKIIKTGMDQEEVARIFKDYSLLSAPVVNKNGKIIGVILIEDVIKIVQQEAEEDVLKISGVSSKSDINAPIHKTIIKRLPWLLFNLLAATICSIVVGFFDNVIESFIVLPIIMPIIASMSGNAGSQTVTLTIRAIATKYLTEQNAKRILMKEFLIGLINGVILSTISLVVLAIRFHSLKVEIIFVVSMIAMSIIATFIGTFIPIMLHRLRSDPAVSSSILTSATTDILSALIFFGLATIFLLNS, from the coding sequence ATGAATATTAAAACAAGTTCTCATTATGGTTTAGACAAAAAGGCTATTGATGATTTAATAGAGTCTCTAGATAATCAAGAATTAGAAAATGTTCGTAATATTGTAAAAACGATAGATAGCGTTCAGTTAGCTTATTTTTTATCTACTTCGATCAGTGATCACAGGGAGAAATTAGTTAATATCCTCGATCAACATTTGTTAAGTGATGCCTTAGTACATGTAGTACCAGATTTACAAGTAGAGATCATAGAAATATTGGGAATAGAAAATACAGCAAAGTTACTAATGCTTCTTGATGTAGAAGACATAGTAGCCATAGTGAAAGATTTGGATAGAAAGTCTATAGAAAACATACTTAACTATTTACCCAATGCAACTCAAAAATTAGTAGAGGAATTGTTATCATACCCAGAAGAAAGTGCAGGAAGATTGATACATAAAAATATGGTTATAGCTCCATATTATTGGACGATAAATCAGCTAATGGAATTCTTGCGCAATTATAAAAAAATACCAGAAACATTTTACCAAATCTTCATCATTAACTCGAAATTAGAACCTATAGGTAGTTTCAACTTAAATAAGGTAATATCTCACTCAGGAGAAACAATAATAAAAGAGATAATGAGTCAAGATATAAAAATAATTAAAACTGGAATGGACCAAGAAGAAGTAGCAAGAATATTTAAGGATTACTCTCTATTATCAGCTCCAGTAGTAAATAAGAATGGTAAAATTATCGGTGTAATCCTTATTGAAGATGTAATCAAAATTGTTCAGCAAGAAGCAGAAGAGGATGTACTTAAAATAAGCGGTGTATCTTCTAAATCTGATATAAATGCTCCTATACATAAAACTATAATTAAAAGGCTACCTTGGTTATTATTTAACCTCTTAGCTGCAACAATATGTTCTATAGTAGTTGGCTTTTTCGATAACGTAATAGAAAGTTTTATAGTACTACCAATAATTATGCCAATAATTGCATCAATGAGCGGAAATGCAGGATCCCAAACAGTAACACTAACTATCCGGGCAATCGCAACAAAATATCTAACTGAGCAAAATGCAAAAAGAATACTGATGAAAGAATTTTTAATAGGTCTTATAAATGGAGTGATTTTATCTACAATTTCACTCGTAGTATTAGCAATAAGGTTCCATAGTTTAAAAGTAGAGATCATTTTCGTAGTTTCCATGATTGCAATGTCGATCATTGCAACATTTATCGGCACTTTTATTCCTATAATGCTTCATCGTTTAAGATCCGATCCTGCTGTTTCGTCTTCAATCTTAACATCAGCAACAACTGATATTCTCTCAGCTCTTATATTTTTTGGTCTAGCCACGATCTTTTTATTAAATAGCTGA
- a CDS encoding MFS transporter, whose translation MNDIQKAILSSIICNMIIWYEVTLFGVLTHIISNVFFPSENNYLSTIKFLGSFAIGFGFRPLGAFIFGYIGDKYGRRKILLTSVILASISSTAIAIIPSFREIGIFSPILLLLCRIIQGMATGGETSINSAFLIEHSSDKKNLGFLGSIKAFSGALGSITCFVMIAICKKFTGENYEIWGWRLLFYFCSVMGIIGFLIRYIMEESLAYKTHDQNKSLSNSPFLELIKNYKRAFVIAIGLGIAQNAIVYSVIMFYNISVKELILSGIDIKNLVRIMVEITFGTSAVLFAILSDKIGRKNVIIPTLVTLACVSLPVLSLLSYANHYIITFTFLLMSIPIGASFGIYNSLACELFPTKVRCTGFSLAHNISAGIFGGLSPSICMFLIEKTETKLAAGIYLTACALISLISVLQIKAKDRKVDW comes from the coding sequence ATGAACGATATTCAAAAAGCAATACTATCAAGCATAATCTGCAATATGATTATATGGTATGAAGTAACTCTGTTTGGAGTTTTAACTCATATAATAAGCAACGTTTTTTTTCCTTCAGAAAATAATTATTTGAGCACAATCAAATTTCTTGGCAGTTTTGCAATTGGCTTTGGATTTAGACCACTTGGTGCGTTTATTTTTGGTTACATTGGAGATAAGTATGGCAGGAGAAAAATTTTACTGACTTCCGTAATATTAGCTTCAATATCGTCTACTGCAATTGCAATTATACCAAGTTTTAGAGAAATAGGAATATTTTCTCCTATATTGCTTCTGCTTTGTAGAATAATACAAGGAATGGCAACAGGAGGGGAAACGAGCATTAACTCAGCCTTTTTAATAGAGCATTCAAGCGATAAAAAGAATTTAGGCTTTTTAGGTAGCATAAAAGCTTTTAGTGGTGCTCTTGGTTCTATTACATGTTTTGTAATGATAGCCATTTGCAAAAAGTTTACAGGTGAAAATTATGAGATTTGGGGCTGGAGGTTGCTTTTCTATTTCTGCTCTGTTATGGGCATTATAGGTTTTTTAATAAGATACATAATGGAAGAGAGTCTAGCATATAAAACTCATGACCAAAATAAAAGCTTATCTAACTCTCCCTTTTTAGAATTAATCAAGAATTATAAAAGAGCATTTGTGATAGCAATTGGACTTGGCATTGCTCAAAACGCAATTGTTTATTCAGTAATCATGTTTTACAACATATCTGTAAAAGAGCTTATTCTTTCAGGCATTGATATTAAAAATCTAGTAAGGATCATGGTTGAAATCACATTTGGAACGTCTGCAGTGCTGTTTGCAATACTTTCTGATAAAATTGGAAGAAAAAATGTGATAATTCCTACATTAGTAACTTTAGCTTGTGTTAGCTTGCCGGTACTTTCGCTATTATCATATGCTAATCACTATATTATAACATTCACTTTTCTGTTGATGAGCATACCGATAGGTGCATCTTTTGGAATATATAATTCTCTCGCCTGCGAATTATTTCCAACAAAAGTTAGATGTACTGGCTTCAGTTTAGCTCATAACATATCAGCAGGGATTTTCGGCGGCCTTTCTCCATCGATATGCATGTTTCTTATAGAAAAAACCGAAACAAAACTTGCAGCAGGCATTTATCTTACTGCCTGCGCATTAATTAGCCTAATATCTGTGCTTCAAATCAAAGCCAAAGACAGAAAAGTTGATTGGTGA
- a CDS encoding ankyrin repeat domain-containing protein, giving the protein MSYEQWEIILGIVDQKEDLSKDNVIEKIKELLNKARILERKEVLRMLEGISHKLEISNEIPIVQETPEPLKKRLKVQHIPQTLEKSEKILKEQGVSDAQKILKRVLKKLGVQETSEKSKAVTTEDVLNVRKTSEKMPVMLDTQKILEAIEKLKKASKDVYHEWKKARFNVNYWFTLNYDIHSGYDQYGLLCLAMDFNLMNVFNALCKAKGINIHSKGPFSQWNVLHWATENSNAKMVSELIKNGANVNSMDSSQRTTLYQPAANGDIEIIKILVKNKADVNAEDLARLTALYEAAGHGHKEVVKYLMKNGADVKRNGALKLTPLHLAVANVNKEVVDCIIENDENIGKNIEKVDVFGWTSLYWAAAKNDTPILKSLLHAISRCRASVDIEDMLLGRTPLHIAAALGNLEAVELLISYGASVNHKDAWGWTPFDCAFTKNDVQMMDVLIGNRATIAIKDLCKILPTICPCNFFEIQHTLVQLEIYDEVMKLAGAEVLRYAAKHGNIQLVCTLLALGANVSASNDVRLTALHEAAKYNHPEVVKILILYGANVNAQNDLGESPLTYAVERRNWIVVMTLLCYNASTLLPDHCGETIRDLAERQGISNLLVEAEQRALDILTRLNLESSILRNKALMKVQHTASHMVQHIASYMLREIKSRLSISFEFMIRDQANQIEQLQYNAKLNEKRVAFITDQIKCMKLGTNTKACPAEIDEVKEQILHSPYRWSYRTKNVNVERVTPLANGIARMQLEPSTKLDMVEDGQASLSSIIAMKNMCTRMEDTIISRFLTHNAGRQM; this is encoded by the coding sequence ATGTCATATGAGCAATGGGAAATAATACTAGGTATAGTTGATCAGAAGGAAGATTTAAGCAAAGATAATGTAATTGAAAAAATAAAAGAGCTACTAAATAAAGCAAGGATACTGGAGAGAAAAGAAGTATTAAGAATGTTAGAAGGGATATCGCATAAATTAGAAATATCAAACGAGATTCCAATAGTGCAAGAGACACCAGAGCCATTAAAAAAGAGACTAAAAGTGCAACATATACCACAGACATTAGAGAAATCAGAAAAAATACTAAAAGAGCAAGGAGTATCAGATGCACAAAAGATATTAAAGAGAGTACTAAAAAAGTTAGGTGTACAAGAGACATCAGAAAAATCAAAAGCAGTAACGACAGAAGATGTACTGAATGTGCGAAAAACATCAGAGAAAATGCCAGTGATGTTAGATACACAAAAGATACTAGAGGCAATAGAGAAGCTAAAGAAAGCAAGTAAAGATGTGTATCACGAGTGGAAGAAAGCTAGATTTAATGTAAATTATTGGTTTACATTAAATTACGATATACATAGTGGGTATGATCAATACGGATTATTGTGTTTAGCTATGGATTTTAACTTGATGAATGTATTCAATGCTCTGTGTAAAGCAAAAGGAATCAATATTCACTCAAAAGGGCCATTTTCTCAATGGAATGTTTTACATTGGGCTACTGAAAATAGCAATGCAAAAATGGTATCAGAGCTAATAAAAAATGGAGCAAATGTTAATAGTATGGATTCATCTCAACGGACTACTTTATATCAGCCAGCTGCAAATGGCGATATAGAAATAATAAAAATCTTAGTAAAAAATAAGGCAGATGTTAATGCAGAGGATCTAGCGAGATTGACTGCTTTATATGAGGCTGCCGGTCATGGCCATAAAGAAGTAGTAAAGTACTTAATGAAGAATGGAGCAGATGTTAAGAGGAATGGGGCGCTTAAACTTACTCCTTTACATCTTGCTGTTGCAAATGTCAATAAAGAAGTGGTGGATTGTATAATAGAAAACGATGAGAATATTGGCAAAAATATTGAGAAAGTGGATGTATTTGGATGGACTTCTTTATATTGGGCTGCTGCAAAGAATGATACACCAATATTAAAGAGCCTATTACACGCCATATCACGATGTAGAGCAAGTGTTGATATAGAGGATATGTTATTGGGGCGAACTCCCTTACATATTGCTGCTGCGCTTGGTAATTTGGAAGCAGTAGAGCTCTTAATAAGCTATGGAGCAAGTGTTAATCATAAGGATGCATGGGGATGGACTCCTTTTGATTGTGCCTTTACAAAGAATGATGTGCAAATGATGGATGTCCTGATAGGAAATCGAGCAACTATTGCTATAAAGGATTTATGTAAAATACTGCCTACTATTTGTCCATGTAATTTTTTTGAAATACAACATACCCTAGTGCAACTTGAAATATATGATGAGGTAATGAAATTAGCTGGAGCTGAAGTTTTACGTTATGCTGCCAAACATGGTAATATACAATTGGTATGCACTCTATTAGCACTTGGAGCAAATGTTAGTGCAAGTAACGATGTAAGATTAACTGCTTTACATGAAGCTGCCAAGTATAACCATCCGGAAGTAGTAAAGATCTTAATTTTATATGGAGCAAATGTTAATGCGCAGAATGACTTAGGGGAATCTCCTTTAACTTATGCTGTCGAACGTAGAAACTGGATAGTAGTAATGACTTTACTATGTTATAACGCAAGTACTTTATTGCCTGATCACTGCGGTGAAACTATAAGAGATTTAGCTGAACGTCAAGGCATAAGTAATCTTCTAGTGGAAGCAGAACAAAGAGCACTAGATATACTTACGCGGCTTAACTTAGAATCAAGTATACTCAGAAACAAAGCATTAATGAAAGTGCAACACACAGCTTCACATATGGTGCAACACATAGCATCATATATGTTGAGAGAAATAAAATCACGTCTATCTATCAGCTTTGAATTTATGATAAGAGATCAAGCTAACCAAATTGAACAATTACAGTATAACGCTAAACTTAATGAAAAAAGAGTAGCATTTATAACTGACCAAATTAAATGTATGAAGTTAGGAACTAATACTAAAGCGTGTCCAGCTGAAATAGATGAAGTAAAAGAACAAATATTACATAGTCCTTACAGGTGGTCATATCGCACTAAAAATGTTAATGTAGAAAGAGTAACACCTTTGGCTAATGGCATTGCGCGTATGCAGTTAGAGCCTAGTACTAAACTAGATATGGTAGAAGATGGACAAGCATCACTATCATCTATCATAGCCATGAAGAATATGTGTACTCGTATGGAAGATACAATCATCTCTAGATTTCTAACTCATAACGCTGGAAGACAGATGTAA
- a CDS encoding RluA family pseudouridine synthase → MPDSTKTILVEDNNVRLDRYIRRIFPNLKQSAIEKSLRKGLIEVDDCKAKSSDRVNSGQTITLKHLNYIENANSDCKYNEKLVNLLRENILYEDEYILAINKPAGVIVQGGVKVKISISDLLDQIREGEIFKIVHRLDRDTSGVIIFARNASVARYLMEEFKGRRVKKTYLALTSGMPSKDSGIIDYPLVKKYISGQEKVVVDESSPQSATTHFSIIARLKHNVAYLKLQPITGRTHQLRAHLAHINCPILGDGKYGGKKAFIDEVANKIHLHSHSLSLKLPNNKEITITAPIPKHIEKSIEALFFD, encoded by the coding sequence ATGCCAGATAGTACCAAAACCATATTAGTAGAAGACAATAACGTTAGGCTCGATAGGTACATTAGAAGAATTTTTCCCAATTTGAAACAATCTGCAATTGAGAAGTCTTTAAGGAAAGGGTTAATCGAAGTTGATGATTGCAAAGCAAAGTCTAGTGATAGAGTAAATTCTGGACAAACTATAACGCTGAAGCACTTGAATTATATTGAGAACGCTAATTCTGACTGCAAATATAATGAAAAGTTAGTGAATCTACTAAGAGAGAATATATTATATGAAGACGAATATATACTAGCTATAAACAAACCTGCAGGGGTCATTGTTCAAGGTGGCGTAAAAGTAAAGATTAGCATTAGTGATTTGCTTGACCAAATAAGAGAGGGAGAAATATTTAAAATTGTCCATAGACTAGATAGAGATACGAGCGGAGTGATAATATTCGCACGCAATGCTAGTGTTGCCAGATACCTTATGGAGGAATTTAAAGGACGGAGGGTAAAAAAAACTTATTTAGCATTAACTTCTGGCATGCCAAGCAAGGATAGTGGAATAATAGATTATCCGTTGGTAAAAAAATATATTTCTGGTCAAGAAAAAGTGGTCGTTGATGAAAGCTCACCTCAAAGTGCCACTACGCATTTTTCAATTATAGCAAGGTTAAAACATAATGTTGCTTATTTAAAATTACAACCAATTACCGGCAGAACCCATCAGTTACGTGCACATTTAGCTCATATAAATTGTCCCATTCTTGGTGACGGTAAATACGGTGGTAAAAAAGCTTTTATTGATGAAGTGGCAAATAAAATTCACCTTCATTCGCATTCTTTATCTTTAAAATTGCCAAACAATAAAGAAATCACTATTACCGCTCCTATCCCTAAGCACATTGAAAAGTCTATTGAAGCGCTATTTTTCGACTGA
- the prfB gene encoding peptide chain release factor 2 (programmed frameshift) has protein sequence MKTHPEILEYFQGLNKSISLIRGVFDIERLKLRLEELDSQASNDNLWQDNQKAQEILKERSKIKHEIESFSKLESDYNDAISLMKSAIDENDEEFFSEVENELAKLEKLIKLKETESLFTGEADNNNCFLEIHSGAGGTESNDWAEMLMRMYTRWAEIYHNFKVEVVEKLDGDAVGIKSTTIKIIGEKAYGWAKSESGVHRLVRISPFDANGKRHTSFASVGVTPVIEDSIDIVVDEKDLKIDTYRASGAGGQHVNKTESAVRITHIPTGVVVQCQNGRSQHKNKDEALKLLKGRLYKIELEKKEQKMAEEYGKKCDIGWGSQIRSYVMHPYQMVKDLRTGHEVGNINSVFDGNIDCFIVSILELK, from the exons ATGAAAACCCATCCAGAAATCCTTGAATACTTTCAAGGCTTAAATAAAAGTATTTCTCTTATCAGG GGTGTCTTTGACATAGAAAGATTGAAGTTGCGTCTTGAAGAGCTGGATTCTCAAGCGTCGAATGATAATCTGTGGCAAGACAATCAAAAAGCACAAGAAATTTTAAAAGAACGCTCTAAAATTAAGCATGAAATAGAATCGTTTTCAAAGCTAGAAAGCGATTACAACGATGCTATCAGCTTGATGAAATCTGCTATTGATGAGAATGATGAAGAATTTTTTTCTGAAGTTGAAAATGAATTAGCCAAGCTAGAGAAATTAATCAAACTTAAAGAGACAGAATCCTTATTTACTGGTGAAGCAGATAATAATAACTGCTTTCTAGAAATCCACTCAGGAGCTGGTGGAACAGAGAGCAATGATTGGGCCGAGATGCTCATGCGCATGTATACAAGATGGGCAGAAATTTATCACAATTTTAAAGTTGAAGTTGTAGAAAAATTAGATGGTGATGCGGTTGGTATAAAATCTACAACAATAAAGATCATCGGAGAAAAAGCTTACGGGTGGGCAAAAAGCGAAAGTGGAGTTCATAGATTGGTTAGAATATCACCATTTGATGCAAATGGTAAACGTCATACCAGTTTTGCAAGTGTAGGAGTAACTCCAGTGATTGAAGATTCAATAGATATTGTTGTCGATGAAAAGGATTTAAAGATCGATACTTACCGTGCCTCTGGAGCAGGCGGTCAGCATGTAAATAAGACTGAAAGTGCAGTACGTATTACACATATTCCAACAGGTGTTGTAGTTCAATGCCAAAATGGTCGTTCTCAACATAAAAATAAAGATGAAGCACTAAAGCTACTTAAAGGACGTTTATATAAAATTGAATTGGAAAAAAAAGAACAGAAAATGGCCGAAGAATATGGTAAGAAATGCGATATAGGTTGGGGCAGTCAGATCAGATCGTATGTTATGCATCCGTATCAAATGGTGAAGGATTTAAGGACTGGACATGAAGTCGGCAATATAAATTCCGTTTTTGATGGCAATATAGATTGTTTCATAGTTAGTATATTGGAGTTAAAATGA
- a CDS encoding Na+/H+ antiporter NhaC family protein, with product MTAFFPLIIFLILYLGSGIYFSFIGIDNPLRQVSPVICLLPALFFAVARNAGKIQRNIDTVIEGMGDKNTLTMCLIFLFSGAFSVVTQSIGSADTVANLILNFLPARLLLPGVFVASAFISTAIGTSMGVVVLMVPIAVNLAKSGAFGLEIGTATVVGGAVFGDNLSMISDTTIASVSSQGATIKDKLKVNSKVAFVASIITLVYLAVMADSTKIIPTSNLDYLSLIKIIPYISLIIMGLFEMTTLVTITVNIIIAGVLGVTFFDYTIIQLSHNIYDGFTKVNEIVIFALFIGGLSHIMYKQGKEALYRLIDESNITKTKAEFVIAGIASMFTVLVANNTIAILLSGDIAKRLAQKHNIPPYRSAYLLDIFACVTKGILPYGSQLLLAGSIASVSPISLLTQVYYCFILAAVTVGEIIINGRRCAATT from the coding sequence ATGACAGCTTTTTTTCCTTTAATTATTTTTTTAATCTTATACCTTGGAAGTGGTATCTATTTTTCCTTTATCGGAATTGATAATCCGCTTCGCCAAGTTTCACCGGTAATTTGCCTACTACCGGCACTATTTTTTGCTGTTGCACGCAATGCAGGTAAAATTCAACGTAACATAGATACTGTCATCGAGGGTATGGGTGATAAAAATACCCTTACTATGTGTTTAATTTTTCTATTTTCTGGAGCATTTTCTGTGGTTACTCAATCAATTGGTAGTGCAGATACTGTTGCTAATTTAATTCTCAATTTTCTTCCAGCAAGATTACTACTGCCTGGAGTATTTGTGGCTTCCGCTTTTATATCAACTGCAATTGGTACATCTATGGGAGTTGTTGTATTGATGGTACCAATAGCTGTTAACTTAGCAAAAAGTGGAGCTTTTGGTCTTGAAATAGGAACTGCAACTGTAGTTGGAGGTGCCGTATTTGGTGATAACCTTTCAATGATATCTGACACTACTATTGCATCTGTGTCTTCACAGGGTGCTACGATAAAGGATAAACTTAAAGTAAATTCTAAAGTAGCATTTGTTGCCAGCATTATAACACTTGTCTATCTAGCAGTTATGGCAGATAGTACAAAAATTATTCCTACATCAAATTTAGATTATTTATCACTAATAAAGATTATTCCTTATATTTCTTTAATAATCATGGGGTTATTTGAAATGACTACTTTAGTCACAATAACTGTAAATATAATTATTGCTGGTGTATTAGGGGTAACTTTTTTTGACTATACTATCATCCAACTCTCTCATAACATATATGACGGTTTCACAAAAGTAAACGAGATAGTGATATTCGCTCTATTTATTGGTGGGTTAAGCCATATAATGTATAAGCAGGGTAAAGAGGCATTATATAGACTCATCGATGAAAGTAATATTACAAAAACTAAAGCTGAATTTGTAATAGCGGGTATAGCATCTATGTTTACTGTTTTGGTTGCTAATAATACCATTGCTATTTTATTAAGTGGCGATATTGCAAAAAGGCTTGCACAAAAGCACAATATTCCGCCATACCGTAGTGCATACTTATTAGATATTTTTGCTTGTGTTACAAAAGGCATTTTGCCTTATGGTTCCCAGCTGCTGCTAGCAGGTAGCATTGCTTCTGTCTCACCTATTTCTTTGTTAACACAAGTGTATTACTGCTTTATTTTAGCAGCAGTTACAGTAGGTGAAATAATCATCAATGGCAGACGTTGCGCGGCTACAACTTAA